TCCGCATCCTTTGCGGCCTTCTCAATTACAGTTTTTCGAACGCTATCAAGTCCAAAGGCAATATTATTGGCAATGGAATCACTGAACAGAAACACATCCTGAGGCACATAACCGATCTGCTTGCGGAGCGATGCAATATCATAGGCTTTGATACTCCTGCCGTCTATCAGGATTTCCCCTTCTGAAGCATCATACATACGCATCAGCAAGTTAGCAATTGTTGATTTACCCGAACCTGTAGTACCAATAATGGCGAGGGACTGCCCGGCGTTGATTTTAAAACTGACATTTTTCAGGGCCTGAATACCGGAGTCAGGATAGACAAAACTTACTTTTCTAAACTCTACATTGCCCTGAATGGGAACCTCCAAAGACTCGGTGCTTACAATGTCATTTTTTTCATCCAGAAACTCATTGATCCTGACCTGAGAGGCCGCCGCCCGTTGTACAATACTGGTCACCCAACCCAGGGAGGTCACCGGCCAGGTAAGCATGTTCACGTATAGGATAAATTCTGCGATGACCCCATATCCAATGGTCCCGTTCATCACCTGCATCCCTCCTATATATACAGTCAAGATGGTACTGATCCCGATCAACGCCATAATCAAAGGGAAGAAAAGGGATTGGACCAAGGTCAGGCTAATGGATTTTTCTTTATAATCTTCACTCGTTTTGGCAAATTCATTGGCAGAGTCATTTTCCCTGACAAAGGCTTTGAGCACTCTGATCCCTGAAAACGCTTCCTGTACAAAAGTACTCAGCCCGGAAAGGCTGCGCTGGATTTTCTCTGAGCGCTCATTGATCATGTTGTTGACAAAATAAATGCTCAATGAAAGGATGGGCAAAGGAAGGAGGGAGTAAATGGTAAGTTCCACATTGACTGAAAGCATATAGCCGATTACCATGGGAAACAAAATCAGGAGATTGAGTCCGTACATAATGGCAGGCCCGAGGTACATCCTTACCCTGCTGACATCTTCTGTGATCCTTGCCATTAGGTCACCTGTGCTGTTTCTTCTGTAAAAGCTCAAAGGGAGGTTTTGATATTGCTCAAAAATCTCGTTTTTCATGTCGTATTCTATGAGCCTTGACATGATGATAATGGTCTGGCGGATAAGGAATAAGAAAAACCCCCTCAATAATGCCATGACCAAAATCAAGACACCAAAAACCAGAATATATTGTAAGAATTGGGAACGGGCTACGCCTGCCAATCCAAGGCCCGAAAATGCCTGGTAAAAGGAAAAACTTTCAACCACATAATCTATGGCAATCCGCACCAATTGGGCAGGAATTATTACAAAAATGTTGGAAATGATAGTAAATAAAATCCCCAACAAAAGATAACCCTTGTATTTGAATAGATATTTATTGAGCCGCCAGAGTGGTTTCACGAAATAAAAACTTTAAAATCACTTGATTAGTTTTATAATACTCTATTAATTGCATTGGTAAACCCAAATCAAAATATATAATTTTGTGCCGGGCTTCTACAAAAGAGTAATCCCAAATATAACACATTAAAAATTTCCAAGTTCAAATGGTAGAGATTAATACTGAGGAAAAAGTGAAGGAAGGTTCCATGTATGGACAAATTACTTCAATGGGCCACGAGCAATTGGTTATTTGCTACGATGAGCCAACCGGACTAAAAGCCATCATTGGTATACATAACACAGTACTGGGTCCTGCACTGGGAGGAACCCGTATGTGGAACTATGCCTCAGAAGCTGAAGCCATCACAGATGTTTTAAGGCTTTCCAGAGGTATGACCTTCAAAGCTGCCATTTCAGGATTGAACTTGGGTGGTGGAAAGGCTGTCATCATTGGCGATCCAAAGATGAAAAATGAAGCTTTTATGAGAAGGTTTGGAAGGTTTGTAGAAAGCTTAAATGGACGATACATCACAGCAGAAGATGTCAATACCAAAACAAGCGACATGGAATACATCGCCATGGAGACCAAGCATGTGACCGGCCTCCCTGAATACAAAGGCGGTGGGGGTGACCCTTCCCCTGTAACGGCTTATGGAACTTATTTGGGCATGAAGGCTGCGGCCAAAAAAGCCTATGGTACAGATTCCCTTGCCGGTAAAAAAATAGCAGTCCAAGGAATCGGTCAAGTAGGAAAATACCTGGTGAACCACTTGGTGAAAGAAGGCGCAGATGTATTCATAACTGACATTTTTGAAGACAGGTTGAAAGTTGTGGCCAATGAAACCGGAGCCACCGTAGTAGACCCAAATGCTATTTATGACATTGATATGGATATCTACGCTCCATGCGCTTTGGGTGCCACTATCAATGACCAAACCATTGACAGACTGAAGTGCCAGGTAATCGCCGGTGGCGCCAACAATCAGTTGCTGGATGAAGAGAAGCACGGCAGGATATTATTGGACAAAGGCATCATTTACGCCCCTGACTTCCTGATCAATGCAGGTGGCCTGATCAATGTGTATACCGAATTCTTGGGCGGGTACAAGAGAGAAGTGGCTTACGGACATGCAGAAAAAATCTATGATACCTGCTTGGCCATCTTGAACAAGTCAGAAAAAGAAAACAAGCCTTCACAACAGGCCGCAATTGAAATGGCCTGGAACAGAATAGAATCCATTGGAAAAGTAAAATTGTCTTACTGATCCCGATTTACTATTTAAAAACCACCTGTCAGGGAACTTTTACATAAAGACAGGTGGTTTTTTGTACATCATCCCCGGGAAGAGGGAAACAAACTCAAAACCTTACCCCATTTTAATTATATTTACGTTCTTTAATTTCAGGTATGTTAAACAGACGAATACTCAGGGTCAAAGCATTTCAGAACCTTTACGCCTACGAGCAGTGTAAAGCCTCCAATTTTAACCTTGCAAAAGACCAGATCCGGGAAGCTTTCCAGCCCGACCTCAATAGCATGGAGGTGCAGGACAAGGGACAGTTAAAAAGAGATGCGGCGAAAGCCATTGAGATTTTTACCAACAACCTGAACAAAGACATCCTGGAAACAGACAATGTGGGCAACCAAAAGATCGTACAAGAGGTAAAACATGCCCTCAACTATTACCACAATGCCAACAGGAAGGATTTTGAATTCCTTTCCAAAAATATGATCACCTCTGCAGAAAGGCTGCCACAATTGTACCTGTTTGCCATCAAAATATTATTGGCATTCAGTGAACATGTTGCAGCGGAGGGAGACAGGAAAAGGAAATTCACCCAGGAAAAAATCAAAATGACACAGGGGGAACTTAACCTGGCCCATAATAAAATCCTGGATAAGATCAGAAATTCTGCCGAATTCAAGTCTGCCTGTATCCGGCATATGGTTGACCTGGAAGATTTGGAACTGGAAATCAAAGAGTGGTTCAGGGATTATGTCAAACCACTGGAAAGTTATCAGGAATACATCAAAATTGACAACCCTAGCCTGGAAGAGGATTTTGAAATTGCGGACGATATCTTAAAAAAAGTCATCTTCAAAGTTGATGCAATTTTGAATTTCTTTTCCGAAAAAGACCTCAACTGGACTGAAAACAAATCCATAGTAAGGAGTCTGGCATCAAAAGTGCTCAAAAATGTTAAGGATAATTTTGAAATAGAGGGAGAGGTATTGCCTGAGATTGCGCTAAACTGGGAGGAGGATAAGGAATTTTTCCAAAATATATTTAACTTGACCGTTCAAAATGACGACGATAACAAGGATCTGATAGCTAAAAGAACCCAAAATTGGGACATTGAGCGGATTGCGCAGACGGATAAGATTATCCTTTCCATGGCCATCACGGAGATGAAAAATTTCCCCAGTATCCCTGTTAAAGTTAGCATTAATGAATACATTGACATTTCCAAAAATTACTCCACGCCAAAGAGTAAGCAGTTTGTCAATGGCTTGTTGGATGTTTTGTCCAAAGAGTTAACCGAAAGCGGCCAAATCCGTAAGAGTGGAAGAGGATTATTAGATAACAAATAAAAATACTGATCATGAGCAAGAGTACTAATGGATGGATTGCATTTGTAGCCGGTGCTGGCATAGGTGCAGCCTTAGGCATATTGTTTGCTCCCGACACGGGAAAAAACACCAGAGACAAGCTTTCCTACCAACTTTCTAAATACAAGGAAGAATTGGAGAAGCTGATCAATGACTTGGTAGAAGGCAAAAATATGCCCTTCAATGAGGCCAAATCAGAAGGAAATAAAGTGATTTCTGATGCCAAAAATAAGGCAGAAAACCTTTTAAGCGATGTCAATAAACTGATAGACCAAATAAATAGAGAAGCTAACTAACCCTTAAAATTCATATGAAATACTTCAGATTAACAGCCTTGGCGCTCGGTGTTGCGTTGATGGCGGCCAGCTGTGATTCTAAAAAAGACGACCAGTCTGACAAAATTGCAGAATTAGAACAGAAATTGGCAAGATTGGAAGCGGCAAGCCAACCAGCTGTGCCTTCGAATGTAACTTCTGTAACCCCTGCAGACCCTTCCACTTTGGGCAAATTCAGTTTCAAGGAAATGGAATATGATTTTGGAACCATCGATGAAGGCAAAGTAATCGAACACATTTTCAAATTTACCAACGATGGCGAGGCCCCTTTGGTGATCTCCAACATCACTGCTTCCTGTGGCTGTACCAGCCCTGACTGGACCAAAACTCCAGTAAAACCAGGCGAAGAGGGATTTGTAAAAGTGGTATTCAATTCCACTGCCAAACCGGGTACTCAAGCCCCTACGGTAACCATTCAGGCCAATACCAACCCGAATGTGACCAGGTTGAGAATGAAAGGAAATGTTACTCCTAGAGGTGCCGGTGCTACCACCCAACTAGGTCCAATTAAGAATTGATCTATGAACAATTGGATATTATTGCAAGCTGATGGCGGAGCTGGAATCATGGGGCAGGTGTTCCTTTTTGGCTCTATCATTTTGATCATGTATTTCTTCATGATCAGACCTCAACAGAAAAAACAAAAAGAAACAAAACTGTTCCTAGAAGCCATCAAAAAAGGGGATTCTGTGGTCACCATTGGCGGAATTCACGGCAAAGTGAGTGCCGTAGAAGGGGACACCATCATTTTGGAACTGGACAGAGGACTTAAAATCACAGTGGAAAAATCGGCGATTTCAGCCGATTATACCAAAAAAGCTACCGGGACGAAATAATTCAACCTTGACTACAATAAAAAAACCATTTGCCAATCTGAATCCTCAAAAGATGGCAAACCTGAAAGTGGCGGCACTTTGCTTTTTGGCAGCCGCCACTTTTTGGGTTTTAAATGCCCTCAATAAGGATAATTACACTACAGTTGTGGACTATCCCATCGAAATAATTTTCGATCCGGAAGAGTACATGGCTGTAGAAAAATTGCCCAGCAGGATCAAAATCGAAATCACTGGCAATGGATGGGACCTATTGAGAAAGTATTTCAAAATCAACGAAACACCTTTTTTGATAGAAATCAGCAATCCCTCTACCAAAAACTATATCCTGACATCAGAGATCAGAAGAAGCCTGGCAGAATCATTGGCCCCGACTGGACTGGTCTCTATGGTCACGGACACCATCAAGTTTCAGGTGGATAAAATAGTCACTAGAAAAATCAAGATCCTTCCCGACACTACCGCCAACACTTTGGCAAAGAACTACCGTTTGGTAGGGAATATTGAAGTTGACCCAGATATGGTCAATATTAAAGGGCCTACTTCTGTCCTTCAGCAACTGGAAGGAACCCTTAAAGTCCCCTTGGGAGAGGAAAAAATAAATAAAAATTTCAACAAAATCCTTCCTTTGGAAGCCCCCAACTCCCTAAGAGACTACCTTACACTGGATGAGGAAAGCGTTCACATCCGATTTGATGTCACACAGATGTTGGAAGGGAACAAGCGCCTGAAAATCCGAACCGTCAACTTCCCGAAAAACGTAAGGATTGATGGAGAGGTGACCACCATCATGATGTCTTACCTCATTGATGAACGTCAGGTAAGTGAACTGGGAAATTACGAATTTGAGGCTATCTTGAATTACAATAACAGAAACAGACAAGACAGCACAATAGCCGTTCAGGTATCTCCCAAACCTGCATTTTTAGAGAAAATCAAATTTGAGCCGGAAATTTTAAAACTCAAATATGACTAAGCAAAGACCTTATCTGGTGGGTATAACAGGTGGAATTGGTTCCGGAAAAAGCACGGTAGCCAAAATTTTTGCAATCTTAGGTATTCCTATTTATTATGCCGATGACAGGGCTAAATGGCTGATGTCCCATGATTCCGAATTAAAAAAGGCCATCATTGAAAAGTTTGGGAGGGAAAGTTATTCCGAATCAGGGGAACTCAACCGGAGTTACCTTGCTGCCCATGTTTTTGCAGACGATGACAAGGTCAAAACCATCAATAGCTTGGTCCATCCTGCCGTAAAAAGAGATTTTGAATCCTGGGCAGCTGCCCAAAACAGCCCCTATGTCCTAAAGGAGGCTGCTTTACTTTTTGAGACAGGGTCATATCAGGAGCTGGACAAAGTCATCAACGTCAGTGCTCCTCTGAAGATAAGGATAAACAGAATCTTGTTGCGGGATCCTCATCGGGATGAAAAACAGATCAATGATATCATCAATAAACAATTGCCGGATGAGGAAAAAAACAGCAAGGCTGATTATGTGATCAAAAATGCTGACAATAAGTTGCTGATTCCTCAGGTATTGGCCATTCACCAGGAATTGCTCAGCTTAGCGCAAAATTAAAGGGGCAATTGTATCTGATCCAGGTAGAATTTCATCCTGGAATGTCCAGTATTCAGGAAATCAATGTTGTCTATCTTATCCAATTTATGGTTGTAAAAAACCTCAATGTATTCCTGTCCCAACAAATAAAGGTTTACCTTATGGGTATAGTAGCGGATACCCACAATGAAGGTGCCTTCTGTATAAAGCAAATGTATCTTTTTGTGTAAAGGTAAATTCCTAAAGTCTTCCCTACTCATTTTTCAAATTCGCCAGTTCCATTTCAGAAGCAATATAACCAAACGCCGACCAATATCCAGTAGACAATACATTTTCAAAGATGGTTTTGGCACGGGCAGTATCACCTTGAGCAAGATAAAAATTACCCAAACCATATCCTTGTGTCACATATTGCAATTTTTGGTCATCCGCATTGGCATCTGTAGAAAGCAATGTTTCGGGATTAAGTTCCCCTTTGTACATCAGGATCCTTTTATGATAGGCATCATTTTCGATGATATTCATGGACCGCTTTACGTTTTTAATCAGGTTTTTAGCTTCCTCTTTCCTTCCTAACTTTACCAGTGCCATATAATACCAGTCCAAAGTAGCCACAATGGAGTCATCGTTTTCCGATACCTCCAGGCATTTTTCGTAGGCTCGGATGGCTTCTTCCCATTCCCTTTTGAGGTAATGAGCCAGTCCCAGGTGATACCAAACATTAAACTGTACTGTGGAAAGCGGAATATTCAATTTATTGGGAATACCGTCCTGCTCGACTTGCAAAGGCCGGCCTTCCATAAGCTCCGCAGCTTTCTCCAAATCTGCTATGGCTGGATCAAACTTCCTGATGCTGATGAAGCGGTGCCCCCTATGCCTTAAGGGCTCAAAGGCATCAGGAAATTCTTTAACTGCTTTGGAAAAAGTCCTGATGGCCAGGTCATATCTTCCCAGATAGGCCTCCCTTCTTCCAATCCAGATCAGGTTATCCAAAGAAGGATCTTCTGCATATCTTTCCTCCGCTTCTTCTAGCTTCAAAAGCTGCTCATTTTGGGATACGGAATCTACCTCTGTGATCAAAGAATCCCCTAAAAGGCTAATCCCCTGAAAAACACCGCTTGGCTCTAAAATATAGCCGTTTTTATTGCCGACCTTTTTTGAAGCAGGAGAATCACATCCTTTGAAAAAAACTAACAGCATCATAAAAAAAACGTAAAACATTCTCATAATTCAAGGCATTAAGACGTTGGAAGTTTTGGATACTTTGCTTTTCAAAGCTATTATTGAAGTTAAAAATATTTTATGCATTTATGAACACGCGTACCCTGGAAAATTACAGAAGTAGCCTATTTTTATTGTTTTTGATGTTTTCTTTGGGAATATTTTTCAGTTCCTGCGCTTCTGGTAAAAAATCCCGGAACAAAGATGTCGAAAAAGTAATTGCCACGGCCCGGTCCTATAGGGGCACGCCCTACCGGTACGGAGGCACAACGAGATCAGGTATGGACTGTTCAGCATTGATTTACCATTCTTTTGCGAGTGTGGGTATCGAGATGCCAAGGACCTCAGCGTCACAAAGCAAAGTTGGAAAGAGTGTTCCGGGAAGGAATCTTCAAAAGGGGGATCTGGTATTTTTTGCTACCGGAAAGAACAAAAGAAAGGTAACCCATTCCGGAATAGTGACCGAAGTTTCCGGAAGAGGCATCATTTTCATCCATTCTTCCACCAGCCTTGGCGTGACAGAAGACAATTTGTCGAGCGCCTATTGGAGTAAGGCATTTTTATATGGAAGAAGGATATTATAAAAAAAAATCAGGAGGTTTTTCAATTCCCTCCTGATTTTACTATTACACTCCTTTTATTAAGGCAAACTCAAATGATGGCCTTCCTCTCTCTCCATCTCTAGTTAAAGCAACAAACCTGACTTTATAAATATTTCCGCGGGAATCACGAATGATATAATACCGGTCATTACGTATGGTAGGAGATACATTTGGCCCCCCTCCTCCCCTCCAGTTGGATCCAATAATCAATCTATTGTTTTGAATGAATTCCAATCCTGTAAGATTGTTTTCAGTAAAATTTTCATAAGCTATATCGGATTCCATAATCTGAACCGCTCCTACTTTTCCATAAACGTTATGGAAAACCAGATCCTGAAAAGGATATGCCAAGGTTCCATTTACCGCTTGAGGGAAAGGAGTGGTAGAGGTACCCGCACTCCACATAAAATCCCAATCTTCTTTCTTAGGCTCAACCTGAACCACTCCTTCCTCTAAAGAAACATATACAAAATTAAAATCCTTGTTTTTAGAAACTTCCATTGTACTGAAGGTAGTAGATGTAATATCTGCATGCTGCAAAAGATATTTACCGTCCTGAATCAACACCCTGATTTTCTTCCATGGTCTGGGATCTAAGCCAAATGATCCCCTATTGAGTATATATACTTGATTGGATGCAGCAGATGTACTAACGGAACCCATCACCGGAGCGGAAAGGGGATCAGATGGAAGGTCAACAAATAAAATAGATTCCATATTGGTGAAACTCATTTCCAGTCTTCCACTACTCCTCAAAGCTTCTGCCTGAAGCTCCCCTACGGCATTCATATCAAAGATCCCAGTAGGATAGGCCAAGGCTCCTGTTGTTCCATTAATCAAAACCTTAAAATCTGTTCCAGTCGAAAAGGCGAGGTCCCATTTTTTTCTACTGACTGGAAGCTGCTCTCCCTTACTCAAATTAATAAATACCGAATTGGGGAAAGTTGCTCCCCCACCATTGATTTCTATGAATCCCTCTTCTACGGGTGGAACTCCAAG
This Cecembia calidifontis DNA region includes the following protein-coding sequences:
- a CDS encoding YtxH domain-containing protein — encoded protein: MSKSTNGWIAFVAGAGIGAALGILFAPDTGKNTRDKLSYQLSKYKEELEKLINDLVEGKNMPFNEAKSEGNKVISDAKNKAENLLSDVNKLIDQINREAN
- the yajC gene encoding preprotein translocase subunit YajC; amino-acid sequence: MNNWILLQADGGAGIMGQVFLFGSIILIMYFFMIRPQQKKQKETKLFLEAIKKGDSVVTIGGIHGKVSAVEGDTIILELDRGLKITVEKSAISADYTKKATGTK
- a CDS encoding DUF1573 domain-containing protein, with amino-acid sequence MKYFRLTALALGVALMAASCDSKKDDQSDKIAELEQKLARLEAASQPAVPSNVTSVTPADPSTLGKFSFKEMEYDFGTIDEGKVIEHIFKFTNDGEAPLVISNITASCGCTSPDWTKTPVKPGEEGFVKVVFNSTAKPGTQAPTVTIQANTNPNVTRLRMKGNVTPRGAGATTQLGPIKN
- a CDS encoding tetratricopeptide repeat protein, which codes for MMLLVFFKGCDSPASKKVGNKNGYILEPSGVFQGISLLGDSLITEVDSVSQNEQLLKLEEAEERYAEDPSLDNLIWIGRREAYLGRYDLAIRTFSKAVKEFPDAFEPLRHRGHRFISIRKFDPAIADLEKAAELMEGRPLQVEQDGIPNKLNIPLSTVQFNVWYHLGLAHYLKREWEEAIRAYEKCLEVSENDDSIVATLDWYYMALVKLGRKEEAKNLIKNVKRSMNIIENDAYHKRILMYKGELNPETLLSTDANADDQKLQYVTQGYGLGNFYLAQGDTARAKTIFENVLSTGYWSAFGYIASEMELANLKNE
- a CDS encoding HmuY family protein, producing MITSKNIHHYIIGALAAFMLSCAESEDPILGVPPVEEGFIEINGGGATFPNSVFINLSKGEQLPVSRKKWDLAFSTGTDFKVLINGTTGALAYPTGIFDMNAVGELQAEALRSSGRLEMSFTNMESILFVDLPSDPLSAPVMGSVSTSAASNQVYILNRGSFGLDPRPWKKIRVLIQDGKYLLQHADITSTTFSTMEVSKNKDFNFVYVSLEEGVVQVEPKKEDWDFMWSAGTSTTPFPQAVNGTLAYPFQDLVFHNVYGKVGAVQIMESDIAYENFTENNLTGLEFIQNNRLIIGSNWRGGGGPNVSPTIRNDRYYIIRDSRGNIYKVRFVALTRDGERGRPSFEFALIKGV
- a CDS encoding Glu/Leu/Phe/Val family dehydrogenase, with amino-acid sequence MVEINTEEKVKEGSMYGQITSMGHEQLVICYDEPTGLKAIIGIHNTVLGPALGGTRMWNYASEAEAITDVLRLSRGMTFKAAISGLNLGGGKAVIIGDPKMKNEAFMRRFGRFVESLNGRYITAEDVNTKTSDMEYIAMETKHVTGLPEYKGGGGDPSPVTAYGTYLGMKAAAKKAYGTDSLAGKKIAVQGIGQVGKYLVNHLVKEGADVFITDIFEDRLKVVANETGATVVDPNAIYDIDMDIYAPCALGATINDQTIDRLKCQVIAGGANNQLLDEEKHGRILLDKGIIYAPDFLINAGGLINVYTEFLGGYKREVAYGHAEKIYDTCLAILNKSEKENKPSQQAAIEMAWNRIESIGKVKLSY
- the coaE gene encoding dephospho-CoA kinase (Dephospho-CoA kinase (CoaE) performs the final step in coenzyme A biosynthesis.), producing the protein MTKQRPYLVGITGGIGSGKSTVAKIFAILGIPIYYADDRAKWLMSHDSELKKAIIEKFGRESYSESGELNRSYLAAHVFADDDKVKTINSLVHPAVKRDFESWAAAQNSPYVLKEAALLFETGSYQELDKVINVSAPLKIRINRILLRDPHRDEKQINDIINKQLPDEEKNSKADYVIKNADNKLLIPQVLAIHQELLSLAQN
- the nusB gene encoding transcription antitermination factor NusB produces the protein MLNRRILRVKAFQNLYAYEQCKASNFNLAKDQIREAFQPDLNSMEVQDKGQLKRDAAKAIEIFTNNLNKDILETDNVGNQKIVQEVKHALNYYHNANRKDFEFLSKNMITSAERLPQLYLFAIKILLAFSEHVAAEGDRKRKFTQEKIKMTQGELNLAHNKILDKIRNSAEFKSACIRHMVDLEDLELEIKEWFRDYVKPLESYQEYIKIDNPSLEEDFEIADDILKKVIFKVDAILNFFSEKDLNWTENKSIVRSLASKVLKNVKDNFEIEGEVLPEIALNWEEDKEFFQNIFNLTVQNDDDNKDLIAKRTQNWDIERIAQTDKIILSMAITEMKNFPSIPVKVSINEYIDISKNYSTPKSKQFVNGLLDVLSKELTESGQIRKSGRGLLDNK
- a CDS encoding ABC transporter ATP-binding protein, whose product is MKPLWRLNKYLFKYKGYLLLGILFTIISNIFVIIPAQLVRIAIDYVVESFSFYQAFSGLGLAGVARSQFLQYILVFGVLILVMALLRGFFLFLIRQTIIIMSRLIEYDMKNEIFEQYQNLPLSFYRRNSTGDLMARITEDVSRVRMYLGPAIMYGLNLLILFPMVIGYMLSVNVELTIYSLLPLPILSLSIYFVNNMINERSEKIQRSLSGLSTFVQEAFSGIRVLKAFVRENDSANEFAKTSEDYKEKSISLTLVQSLFFPLIMALIGISTILTVYIGGMQVMNGTIGYGVIAEFILYVNMLTWPVTSLGWVTSIVQRAAASQVRINEFLDEKNDIVSTESLEVPIQGNVEFRKVSFVYPDSGIQALKNVSFKINAGQSLAIIGTTGSGKSTIANLLMRMYDASEGEILIDGRSIKAYDIASLRKQIGYVPQDVFLFSDSIANNIAFGLDSVRKTVIEKAAKDADVYQNIIDFPNGFETKLGERGITLSGGQKQRVSIARAIAKEPSILLLDDCLSAVDTKTENAILTALKDIMAKRTSIIISHRVSSAKLADKIIVLDDGEIVENGTHETLMEKKGVYAELYEKQTQSPETIEE
- a CDS encoding YbbR-like domain-containing protein, whose protein sequence is MANLKVAALCFLAAATFWVLNALNKDNYTTVVDYPIEIIFDPEEYMAVEKLPSRIKIEITGNGWDLLRKYFKINETPFLIEISNPSTKNYILTSEIRRSLAESLAPTGLVSMVTDTIKFQVDKIVTRKIKILPDTTANTLAKNYRLVGNIEVDPDMVNIKGPTSVLQQLEGTLKVPLGEEKINKNFNKILPLEAPNSLRDYLTLDEESVHIRFDVTQMLEGNKRLKIRTVNFPKNVRIDGEVTTIMMSYLIDERQVSELGNYEFEAILNYNNRNRQDSTIAVQVSPKPAFLEKIKFEPEILKLKYD
- a CDS encoding C40 family peptidase, whose product is MNTRTLENYRSSLFLLFLMFSLGIFFSSCASGKKSRNKDVEKVIATARSYRGTPYRYGGTTRSGMDCSALIYHSFASVGIEMPRTSASQSKVGKSVPGRNLQKGDLVFFATGKNKRKVTHSGIVTEVSGRGIIFIHSSTSLGVTEDNLSSAYWSKAFLYGRRIL